The sequence below is a genomic window from Aureispira sp. CCB-E.
CTCCCATATTCGTATGGTATGGGCCTTAATGCCCGAAAGTTTTGCTAAATCACGAATGGAGTAGTTTGCCAAGGGTACTCATTTTTCATTACTTCATACTTTTTACACCTGTCTTTAAAAGCTTTAACTACTCGTTAGTTAAACATACATTTGGATGAAAATTTGTCTATTGAAACAAATTTCAATAGCTCAATATTTTAGTCTCATTAGCCAACAACATGCTAACTAACAGCTTAGTATATAAATACAAATAAGGGAGTAAACAATGAAGTAATAGTTCTCAAAATTTTACTTAATAAATATGTACGAAATAAGAACAAAAAATAGATCAATATGTTCACACAAAGACCTATTTTTTTGTTTTTTCTTTCAACAATAGCCCGTTACAAAACTGCATTAAGTTCGATTTTTTAGAATTTTGAGATCTCTTAGAGCTAATCAGCCCAACAAAAAACAAATTATCAAACCAATATGTGATATTTTTTTTCTAAGAAAAAAACGCAACGAGTTATTATTTTTGAAGCTATTCTTCTACCTTCTTAGGGACTTTTTTTTCTATTTTTTTCTTTGTAAAGGTCAATTCTTTTTTGGAGCTAACATCTACATAAATCACATCTCCCAAATCAAACTCACCAGAAAGTAGATGTTTAGACAGCTCATTGTCCACATCTCGTTGCAATACTCGTTTCATTGGTCGAGCACCATATTGTGGCTCGTATCCTTTTTCAGCTAAAAAGTCAATTGCTTTGTTAGACAATTCGATATCATATCCTTGACGCTGTACTCTTTTTCGAGTCGATTTGAACATTAACAACATAATTTTCTTAATCTCTTCCTTATTAAGAGGCGTAAACATTACTTGTTCATCGATACGATTCAAAAACTCGGGGCGCATATGATCTTTTAGCGCTTCAATCACTTCATCCTGAGTTGCGTCAATAATTTCTTGTCGCTTTTTATCATCTACATCATCCAAACCATCAAAATTCTCATAGATAATATTAGACCCCATATTGGTAGTCATGATGATAATAGTATTTTTAAAATCAGCTACACGACCTTTATTGTCTGTCAAACGCCCATCATCTAATACTTGTAATAAGATATTGAATGTATCAGGATGTGCTTTTTCTATTTCATCTAACAAGACAATAGAATATGGTTTTTCTCGAACAGCATTGGTCAACTGTCCCCCTTCTTCATAACCAACATATCCAGGAGGAGGTCCTACCAAACGAGCGACGGCATGTTTTTCCATATATTCGCTCATATCCAATCGAGTAATCGCATTTTCATCATTGAATAGATACTCTGCCAAAGCTTTAGCCAATTCTGTTTTACCGACCCCTGTTGTTCCCATAAATATAAAAGAACCGATTGGCTTCTTAGTATCTTGCAAACCAGAGCGACTTCGGCGAACAGCATCTGAAACAGCCTTTACAGCAGCCACTTGTCCAATCAAACGTTCACCTATTTTTTCCTCCATTTTAAGCAGTTTCTCTCGCTCACTTTCCATCATTTTGCTAACAGGAATTCCTGTCCAACGAGACACAACATCTGCTACATCACTTTCATCAACTTCTCCGTCTGTCATCCTTTTTTCAGGAGCCAACTTATCCAAATCAGCTTGTGCATTTTTAAGAATATCTTCCTGTTCTTTTATTTTGCCATATTCCAGTTCCGCTACTTTGGCATAATCTCCATTCCGACGAGCTTCTTCAGCTTCTATACGAAACTCCTCCATGACCGCCTTACAACTCTGAATAATATTAATCAACTCTTTTTCAGATTCCCAAGCGCTCTTCATTTCAAGCAAATCTTCTGAAATTTCTGCCAACTGCTTATTAATAACACCTATTTTGCTTTTTGTTCCATCTCTTTTAACAACCTCTTTCTCAATTTCTAATTGCCTTTTCTTTCGTTCCAAAGCATCTAACTCTTCAGGAACAGAGCTTAACTCTAAACGCAATTTAGCCGCCGCTTCATCAATTAAATCGATTGCCTTATCAGGTAAGGCACGATCGCTCACATAGCGCTTAGACATTTCAGCCGCTGCAATAAGCGCACTATCCAAAATTCTCACCTTGTGGTGTGTCTCATATCGATCTCTAAGACCTCTTAATATAGCAATAGTCTCTGCGACTGTAGGTTCTTCTACTTTTACTTTCTGGAAACGACGTTCTAGGGCTTTATCTTTTTCTATATAACGTCTGTATTCATCCAATGTAGTCGCTCCGATTGTTCTCAATTCTCCTCGTGCCAAGGCAGGTTTTAAAATATTCGCAGCATCCATTCCACCGCCACCGCCACCAGCACCAACTAGTGTATGAATTTCATCTATAAATAAAATTACATCATCCGATGTAGTTACTTCTTTTACCACTGCTTTCAAACGCTCTTCAAACTCCCCTTTATATTTTGCACCAGCAACCAATGCCGCCATATCCAACGAAAATAACGTTTTTCCCTGTAAATTGTCTGGGATATCATTATCCACAATACGCCAAGCTAAGCCCTCCACGATAGCGGTTTTTCCTACCCCTGCTTCTCCTATAATAATAGGATTATTCTTTTTCCTTCTAGATAGAATATGCAAAATGCGTCGAATTTCTTCATCTCGACCAATAATTCGATCTAATTTTCCAGTTCTAGCACGCTCATTGAGATTAACCGCATATTTATTTAAGGCGTCAAATTCATTCTCTCCACTTGGAGTATTAACATTTTTCCCCTTTCTCAATTCCTTAATTGCAGCGCCTAAATCTTTTTC
It includes:
- a CDS encoding ATP-dependent Clp protease ATP-binding subunit, which produces MFDKLTEKARQSILKAQEYVRAKEQQDVQISHLLKGMMDIEDSIVLFLLKKISIDIGELTNRLSLIMETYPKVYGGNNHGSHLSTNASKAIQAAQSLAKDMGDEYVALDMILAGIFTVKNDKTVKLLASMGTNEKDLGAAIKELRKGKNVNTPSGENEFDALNKYAVNLNERARTGKLDRIIGRDEEIRRILHILSRRKKNNPIIIGEAGVGKTAIVEGLAWRIVDNDIPDNLQGKTLFSLDMAALVAGAKYKGEFEERLKAVVKEVTTSDDVILFIDEIHTLVGAGGGGGGMDAANILKPALARGELRTIGATTLDEYRRYIEKDKALERRFQKVKVEEPTVAETIAILRGLRDRYETHHKVRILDSALIAAAEMSKRYVSDRALPDKAIDLIDEAAAKLRLELSSVPEELDALERKKRQLEIEKEVVKRDGTKSKIGVINKQLAEISEDLLEMKSAWESEKELINIIQSCKAVMEEFRIEAEEARRNGDYAKVAELEYGKIKEQEDILKNAQADLDKLAPEKRMTDGEVDESDVADVVSRWTGIPVSKMMESEREKLLKMEEKIGERLIGQVAAVKAVSDAVRRSRSGLQDTKKPIGSFIFMGTTGVGKTELAKALAEYLFNDENAITRLDMSEYMEKHAVARLVGPPPGYVGYEEGGQLTNAVREKPYSIVLLDEIEKAHPDTFNILLQVLDDGRLTDNKGRVADFKNTIIIMTTNMGSNIIYENFDGLDDVDDKKRQEIIDATQDEVIEALKDHMRPEFLNRIDEQVMFTPLNKEEIKKIMLLMFKSTRKRVQRQGYDIELSNKAIDFLAEKGYEPQYGARPMKRVLQRDVDNELSKHLLSGEFDLGDVIYVDVSSKKELTFTKKKIEKKVPKKVEE